A window of the Pedobacter cryoconitis genome harbors these coding sequences:
- a CDS encoding SusC/RagA family TonB-linked outer membrane protein — MRINLIVAIITTCLLQVSAAGFAQRISYTKQNTTLQQVFLEIKKQAGFRVLYSDQNVNGQLKINVDFKNSELDQVMETLLKGQNLTYKIDRKTILIKAKSVVPILPEIIIKDIDVKGKVIDKNGRPLPGASVSIKGQKRVVSTDTEGGFLLKGVNENAVLTVSFIGYLSKEVKIIPGQLLSIILDEDVSQLNNVIVVGYDSKKQSELTSAVSVVSSEKLKDVTSNNIGAMLQGKVAGLQVINSSGAPGSAPEIRLRGVSSVNASQSPLVVVDGIIGGNYDPNDVESITVLKDAGATALYGSQANAGVIIVTTKSAKTDKINFEVKVSSGFKTPDFGKMNLMNSNELYDHQKEFYRDYIVGAPDNSYKIDLTRFYQERPLSLRNQDYDWSNESFKPAPINSVYLSASGRTEKNSYYIGASYYKEKGTFLHTDFQRINLRANSTYNFSKNLSITNNINISAQNGHSYDYNDVYYAFLNLPWDNPYDENGSPIYVDGNSTFKWWSRDKVNPIHSVENSDHPAKGFDVNYDFAVNYHINDWLTFSSTNRGSAAFNKVANYYSPLTAGTYHGQGFLSELNTFNYGGISNNLLKFNFRLSDHTISGFAGVALEGSQTELSGGSGKGLPAGLKVLNVVSNGQLVTGLNDKKYLQSIISQVNYNYKSRYFLTASFRVDGSSAFPKANRYASFPALSGSWLISNEDFMKDHSSIDNLKLRLSYGVTGTQDIGSSRYLGLYSLTTQYNGLIGAVPFQLANPLLTWESKHQLNAGIDIGLFKRVNLTIDAYRNNTKNLLLQVSQPLSVGFETRWENSGNVINRGIELGFNTINIKTKDFEWATDFTINFNDNKLYGLPSDIVKTGSWNISQIYSNGGNLYEFYMPKWLGVDSQTGAPVWEKIINDADGKAIGSERTMNYSEATTQKVGSALPKYQGGFNNSFKYKNFNLRISTYFNYGNKVFSNNLRFMMNDGHEPYYNQIQMPSGSKVWSFPGDTGATEPSPQNSANSTETSTRYLKDGSYLTIRNIALNYTLPQTFAKKLNMERITVGITADNVATFSNFLGQDPQTTITPGNATPGVSDFKYPNNRQYLFTVNFNF, encoded by the coding sequence ATGAGAATTAACCTGATTGTCGCCATCATCACCACTTGTTTGTTGCAAGTGAGTGCGGCCGGTTTTGCGCAGCGGATCAGTTATACAAAACAGAATACCACCTTGCAGCAGGTTTTCCTGGAAATCAAAAAGCAAGCAGGATTCAGGGTTTTATATTCAGACCAGAATGTGAACGGTCAGTTGAAAATTAATGTAGATTTTAAGAATTCAGAACTTGATCAGGTTATGGAAACCTTATTGAAAGGCCAGAACCTGACCTACAAAATTGACCGGAAAACAATTCTGATTAAGGCGAAATCCGTTGTTCCCATATTACCAGAAATTATCATTAAAGATATTGATGTAAAAGGAAAGGTCATAGATAAAAACGGCCGTCCTTTACCCGGCGCATCAGTAAGTATAAAGGGACAAAAACGAGTTGTAAGTACAGACACTGAAGGAGGCTTTCTGTTAAAAGGAGTCAATGAAAACGCAGTTTTGACAGTCTCCTTTATTGGATATCTGAGTAAAGAGGTAAAGATAATCCCAGGTCAGTTACTCAGTATTATTCTGGATGAAGATGTTAGTCAGCTGAACAATGTAATTGTAGTGGGATACGATTCCAAAAAGCAAAGCGAGCTTACAAGTGCAGTATCGGTCGTTTCTTCAGAGAAACTGAAAGATGTAACTTCCAATAATATTGGGGCCATGTTACAGGGAAAAGTAGCCGGCTTGCAGGTGATTAACAGTTCTGGTGCGCCGGGATCTGCGCCAGAAATCAGGCTTCGGGGTGTTTCTTCCGTGAATGCCAGTCAAAGCCCGCTGGTGGTAGTAGACGGGATTATTGGTGGAAATTATGATCCTAACGATGTAGAAAGTATCACTGTCCTTAAGGATGCCGGTGCAACTGCCTTATATGGATCACAAGCAAACGCCGGGGTTATTATCGTCACCACAAAGAGTGCTAAAACCGACAAAATAAATTTTGAGGTTAAAGTTTCTTCAGGATTTAAGACACCTGATTTTGGGAAGATGAATTTGATGAACAGTAATGAACTGTATGATCATCAAAAGGAATTTTACCGGGATTATATTGTTGGTGCACCTGATAATTCATACAAAATAGATTTAACCAGATTCTACCAGGAACGGCCATTGAGTTTAAGAAACCAGGATTATGACTGGTCAAATGAATCCTTTAAACCAGCTCCTATAAACAGCGTTTACCTCTCTGCAAGTGGTAGAACGGAAAAAAACAGTTATTACATTGGCGCTTCCTATTATAAAGAAAAGGGAACATTTCTGCACACAGATTTCCAAAGGATAAATCTAAGAGCAAATTCAACTTATAACTTTTCAAAAAACCTAAGTATCACTAATAATATAAATATTAGCGCGCAAAATGGACACAGTTATGATTACAATGATGTTTATTACGCCTTCCTGAATTTACCATGGGATAATCCATATGATGAAAATGGATCACCAATATACGTGGACGGAAATTCTACTTTTAAATGGTGGTCAAGGGATAAAGTAAATCCTATTCATTCAGTCGAAAACTCTGATCATCCTGCTAAGGGATTCGATGTGAACTATGATTTTGCCGTAAATTATCATATTAACGACTGGCTGACATTCTCCAGTACAAACCGTGGCTCCGCAGCATTCAATAAAGTAGCTAATTACTATTCCCCGTTAACTGCCGGTACTTACCATGGACAAGGATTTCTGAGTGAATTAAACACCTTTAATTATGGCGGGATTTCAAATAATCTCTTGAAATTTAATTTCAGGCTATCAGATCATACCATCAGTGGTTTTGCAGGAGTAGCTTTAGAAGGATCTCAAACTGAACTTTCTGGTGGGTCCGGAAAAGGATTACCCGCAGGATTAAAAGTATTGAATGTAGTTTCAAACGGTCAGCTCGTAACGGGATTAAATGATAAGAAATATCTTCAATCTATAATTTCACAAGTCAACTATAATTACAAAAGCCGCTACTTTTTAACCGCTTCCTTTCGTGTAGATGGTTCTTCAGCTTTTCCTAAAGCAAATCGATATGCATCATTCCCTGCCTTATCAGGAAGCTGGCTGATCAGTAATGAAGATTTTATGAAAGATCATAGTTCAATTGATAATTTGAAATTAAGACTTAGTTATGGGGTTACTGGTACCCAGGATATTGGTTCATCCAGATACCTTGGCCTGTATTCATTAACTACACAATATAACGGCTTAATTGGTGCAGTACCTTTTCAGCTTGCAAATCCGCTGCTCACCTGGGAAAGTAAACACCAGCTCAATGCAGGTATTGATATTGGCTTGTTTAAAAGAGTTAACCTGACTATAGATGCTTACCGGAACAATACTAAAAACCTTTTATTGCAAGTTTCCCAGCCCCTGTCTGTTGGTTTTGAAACGAGATGGGAAAATTCAGGGAATGTAATTAACCGGGGAATAGAACTTGGTTTTAATACCATCAACATTAAAACTAAAGACTTTGAATGGGCAACAGATTTCACCATCAATTTTAATGATAATAAACTCTATGGTTTGCCTTCCGATATTGTTAAAACCGGCTCCTGGAATATTTCACAGATCTATAGCAATGGAGGAAACCTTTATGAATTCTATATGCCCAAATGGCTTGGCGTAGACAGTCAGACCGGTGCGCCCGTTTGGGAAAAGATCATCAATGATGCAGATGGAAAAGCCATAGGAAGTGAGCGGACGATGAATTATTCGGAGGCCACCACACAAAAAGTTGGAAGTGCGCTTCCAAAATATCAGGGAGGATTTAACAACAGTTTCAAATACAAGAACTTCAACCTGCGGATAAGTACTTACTTCAATTACGGTAACAAGGTGTTCAGTAATAACCTGCGCTTTATGATGAATGATGGTCACGAGCCTTATTATAACCAGATACAAATGCCATCAGGATCAAAAGTATGGAGTTTCCCTGGTGATACAGGAGCGACAGAACCAAGTCCTCAGAATTCGGCCAATTCTACTGAAACTTCTACCCGTTATTTAAAAGACGGAAGTTATCTGACCATCAGAAACATTGCTTTGAATTATACGCTGCCTCAAACTTTTGCGAAGAAATTAAATATGGAGCGGATTACAGTTGGGATAACAGCAGATAATGTGGCCACCTTTTCAAATTTCTTAGGTCAGGATCCTCAAACCACTATTACACCGGGAAATGCTACACCAGGTGTATCTGATTTTAAGTATCCGAATAACAGGCAATACTTGTTCACTGTCAACTTTAATTTTTAA
- a CDS encoding RagB/SusD family nutrient uptake outer membrane protein, with the protein MKKIIFILFFIAVSSCKNAEVSPSDAINTTDLVTTEEGLTNALNGAYALFKDHITFNGIVDQNNMYLRQFYQLSDFASDDIVCGQVTEDPLFYSFNLLHSPGQSNTRYFWYVSYKIITGVNTIIDAVEKSGKNDVKTQQLLGECYFLRAYCHFNLVRLFGKPYTVDSNSPGIILRTSLTDEAKKARSTVAEVYNAVIADAEKGASLMSLSRGVQYASKEAAWALLSRVNLYKEDHAKTIDYSNKVIASNRFKLETKTSYPALFANAKAGNETILCVAFTAIDDYGKFGSIASMVFSDGNSGWGEEYASSSLRSLMSKHPEDVRWSYIRPLKDGDGSVQKKNGIEVYYISKFSFQDGSPNLSSPILFRLSEMYLNRAEAEAKMGNTGAALDDVDQIRTNRGLEASLYQKALPSGSTAMDVVLDERRIEMAFEGHRTYDVYRNKRKMNKTYWGYHIQGLKETDIDLSKTPSGYPNLSIDFTNPRIIYFIPVDEVLSNPQAIQNP; encoded by the coding sequence ATGAAGAAAATTATATTTATTCTATTTTTTATTGCAGTAAGCAGTTGTAAAAATGCGGAGGTTTCACCAAGCGATGCGATTAATACAACAGATCTGGTTACCACAGAAGAAGGTCTGACCAATGCTTTAAACGGAGCATACGCTTTATTTAAAGATCATATAACTTTTAACGGTATTGTAGATCAAAACAATATGTATCTCCGTCAATTTTATCAATTGTCTGATTTTGCAAGTGATGATATTGTTTGCGGACAAGTTACTGAAGATCCTTTATTTTACAGTTTCAATCTTTTACATTCTCCCGGTCAAAGTAACACCCGTTATTTCTGGTATGTGTCTTATAAGATCATAACCGGGGTCAATACCATAATTGATGCAGTAGAAAAATCTGGTAAGAATGATGTTAAAACGCAGCAATTACTTGGAGAGTGTTACTTTTTGAGGGCTTATTGTCATTTTAACCTGGTGCGGTTATTTGGCAAACCTTATACAGTTGACTCGAATTCTCCTGGTATCATACTCAGGACTTCGCTAACGGATGAAGCAAAAAAAGCCCGGTCTACAGTTGCTGAAGTGTATAATGCAGTGATTGCCGATGCAGAAAAGGGAGCTTCACTGATGAGCCTTTCCAGAGGTGTCCAATACGCTTCGAAAGAAGCAGCATGGGCACTTTTATCCAGAGTGAACCTTTACAAGGAAGACCATGCTAAAACCATTGACTATTCGAACAAAGTTATTGCCTCAAACCGCTTTAAGCTGGAAACTAAAACTAGTTATCCCGCTTTGTTTGCCAATGCAAAAGCCGGGAATGAAACCATTTTATGCGTTGCATTTACTGCCATTGATGATTATGGCAAATTCGGATCGATAGCCTCTATGGTATTTTCCGACGGTAATTCCGGATGGGGAGAAGAATATGCTTCTTCCTCACTGCGAAGCCTGATGTCAAAGCATCCCGAAGATGTGAGATGGTCTTATATCAGACCACTCAAAGATGGAGATGGTTCCGTTCAGAAGAAGAACGGGATTGAAGTTTACTATATCAGTAAATTTTCTTTTCAGGATGGTTCACCTAATCTAAGCTCGCCAATTCTATTCCGATTGAGTGAAATGTATTTAAACAGAGCAGAGGCCGAAGCCAAAATGGGCAATACAGGAGCGGCCCTGGATGATGTAGATCAGATTCGTACTAATCGCGGACTGGAAGCATCACTTTATCAGAAAGCACTGCCTTCAGGTTCCACAGCAATGGACGTGGTGCTGGATGAAAGAAGAATAGAAATGGCGTTTGAAGGGCACCGTACTTACGACGTATACAGGAATAAAAGGAAAATGAATAAAACCTACTGGGGTTACCATATACAAGGGCTAAAGGAAACAGATATAGATCTCTCCAAAACCCCATCCGGTTATCCAAACCTGAGTATAGATTTTACCAATCCAAGGATCATTTATTTTATTCCGGTAGATGAGGTACTTAGTAACCCACAAGCTATTCAAAATCCATAA
- a CDS encoding PKD domain-containing protein, which produces MKTIQKLGFILILVGSVWSSCKKDKSEKLTDLSYTLEVDGNQVKFKPVTTGISSYKWDFGDGQSSTEASPVHIYPGKGKYVPTLYATVNGQSAEASTVIRIAKSSPVKLNDQTLEDWNTVTANVITSGVKGGVFRKVKYDYDGNYIYIYIEMASKKTNADIFDFYIDSDNSSSTGLLGGFPGGGYDILLEGPLLTGNMDVFYHNGAQTSFSFQQQSITESYQIGTVVEDGGLLKFEMRLARGKLKNLTGSGARIGIIATKSDWSVSLGYAPDEGQPGFLLEMVE; this is translated from the coding sequence ATGAAAACTATACAAAAATTAGGCTTTATACTGATTCTGGTGGGTTCGGTATGGAGTTCCTGTAAAAAGGATAAAAGTGAAAAACTGACCGATTTGTCTTATACACTGGAGGTAGATGGGAACCAGGTGAAATTTAAACCAGTTACCACCGGAATATCCAGCTATAAATGGGATTTTGGGGATGGGCAATCATCCACTGAAGCCAGCCCTGTACATATTTATCCTGGAAAGGGAAAATATGTCCCTACACTTTATGCAACAGTAAACGGGCAGTCTGCGGAGGCTTCAACAGTAATCAGAATTGCGAAAAGCAGTCCTGTCAAATTAAATGACCAGACGCTGGAAGATTGGAATACAGTTACTGCAAATGTCATTACTTCTGGCGTTAAAGGCGGGGTTTTTAGAAAAGTCAAATATGATTACGATGGAAATTATATCTACATCTATATAGAAATGGCTTCAAAAAAGACTAATGCTGATATTTTTGATTTCTATATAGACTCCGATAACAGCAGTTCTACCGGTCTGCTCGGTGGTTTCCCCGGCGGCGGTTATGATATTTTACTTGAAGGGCCACTGCTTACCGGGAACATGGATGTTTTTTATCACAATGGTGCTCAAACCAGTTTTTCTTTCCAGCAGCAATCAATCACAGAGTCTTATCAAATTGGAACAGTAGTAGAAGACGGCGGACTTTTGAAGTTTGAAATGCGGCTGGCACGCGGTAAGTTGAAAAATCTTACAGGTTCAGGAGCCAGAATAGGTATTATAGCAACCAAGAGTGATTGGTCTGTTTCGCTTGGATATGCACCTGATGAAGGGCAACCCGGATTTCTTCTGGAAATGGTAGAATAA
- a CDS encoding acyltransferase family protein: protein MKNTDNQTVAGRLMSLDVMRGMIMILLCAESCLVFVSLKRLNEGSPVIDQLFHHPWHGLRFWDLVQPAFMFMAGAALYISYSRKLEKGITWQGNLKHVLIRSFKLFLFGVGLHCVYAGKPVFELWNVLTQLAFTSIVAYLIINRAPLFQLLFSIALLVLTETLYRYVQVPGFDQPFTEYHNFGAYVDTLLMGKINTDGWVAINAIPTAAHTIWGVLAGKLLISKWSATEKIKLLVFAGILGLFIGFGMDLSGITPIIKRISTSSFVFASGGWVLLMLAAIYWLVDVKQNIKYAWIFTVVGMNAIFIYVFFETAGHEWLNGAVGIFTGDMLHLLFNIPANFAGLISALAVWFAECSLCYWLYKNRIFFKL, encoded by the coding sequence ATGAAAAATACAGATAATCAGACTGTAGCGGGGAGACTTATGTCTTTAGACGTGATGCGGGGAATGATCATGATCCTGCTTTGTGCAGAAAGTTGTTTAGTCTTTGTGTCTTTGAAAAGGCTGAACGAAGGATCACCTGTAATTGATCAGCTTTTTCATCACCCATGGCATGGGCTTCGCTTCTGGGATCTTGTACAACCGGCATTTATGTTTATGGCAGGTGCTGCATTGTATATTTCCTATAGTAGAAAGCTGGAAAAGGGAATCACGTGGCAGGGCAATCTGAAGCATGTTTTAATCCGGAGTTTTAAACTATTCCTTTTTGGTGTGGGGCTGCATTGTGTTTATGCTGGGAAACCTGTTTTTGAACTTTGGAATGTATTGACCCAACTTGCCTTTACCAGTATTGTTGCCTACCTCATCATTAACAGGGCTCCGTTATTTCAGCTCTTGTTTTCCATAGCTCTATTAGTGCTGACAGAAACTTTGTACCGTTATGTACAGGTGCCAGGATTTGATCAGCCTTTTACGGAGTACCATAATTTTGGAGCTTATGTGGATACCCTGCTTATGGGTAAAATCAATACCGATGGATGGGTCGCAATCAATGCCATTCCTACTGCCGCACATACCATTTGGGGAGTACTGGCGGGTAAACTCTTAATCTCAAAATGGTCAGCAACGGAGAAAATCAAACTGTTGGTATTTGCAGGCATTCTCGGATTATTTATTGGCTTCGGAATGGATTTGAGTGGTATTACGCCGATCATCAAACGAATCAGTACCAGTTCTTTTGTTTTCGCCTCAGGTGGTTGGGTCTTACTTATGCTGGCTGCAATTTACTGGCTGGTGGATGTGAAGCAAAATATAAAATATGCCTGGATTTTTACCGTAGTAGGGATGAATGCTATTTTTATTTATGTCTTTTTCGAAACTGCCGGGCATGAATGGCTCAATGGTGCTGTTGGAATTTTTACCGGAGATATGCTGCATTTGCTTTTTAATATACCCGCCAATTTTGCAGGGCTGATCTCCGCTTTAGCTGTTTGGTTTGCAGAATGTTCACTCTGCTACTGGCTTTATAAAAACAGAATCTTCTTTAAACTATAA
- a CDS encoding right-handed parallel beta-helix repeat-containing protein gives MKKVIILILLAGLFSACSKVNNGNFGQPATSKDKTMLLALTSYYVNGTTGNDTNTGTSAAAALKTIQAALNKTTNGAGSTIFVAGGTYKERLTWPNSGASSTEPITLTNYNSGVVIIDGDNATNTAQNAMIAISSKSHIRIQSVRIANNIRSFASGIYMSGSGTDVQFTDCKLYNIGWTSNASSRPEPKDNANPFVIIGSTANSYNQIYIGSNEVYNCNTGYSEGLTIAGNVENFLIENNTIHDITNIGIDMTGNYAWTGAPANVNFARNGNVKYNKVYRCVSPIATSAGIYVDGAKWINIEGNTCYENSTGISAGCENDNNSTDGINIRSNFIYNNIEAGIIMGSNAANSKVINSTITNNTLFKNYSKTGWGGEIHLQNTDHLTIRNNIIQSASNIVIVASTNYNSTNLVFDYNNYFSASGSSNTVTFDWAGINGTTYGSFAAFKTATGLDTNSNYSTPSFVSASLPSPNLHLGSTSLCINRGLPSFVAQPGEFDIDKEARVRNGRVDIGADESAY, from the coding sequence ATGAAAAAAGTAATTATTTTAATCCTCCTTGCAGGGCTTTTTAGTGCCTGTTCCAAAGTAAATAATGGGAATTTTGGTCAGCCTGCAACCTCAAAAGACAAGACCATGTTACTTGCGCTGACCAGTTATTATGTCAATGGCACAACCGGAAATGACACCAATACGGGTACATCCGCAGCTGCGGCATTAAAAACAATTCAGGCTGCCTTAAATAAAACAACGAACGGGGCTGGCAGTACAATTTTCGTGGCTGGCGGAACCTATAAAGAAAGACTAACCTGGCCTAATTCGGGTGCTTCTTCAACTGAACCTATTACCCTGACTAATTACAACAGTGGGGTAGTGATTATTGATGGCGACAATGCAACCAATACAGCACAAAATGCAATGATTGCTATTTCAAGTAAAAGCCATATCCGGATCCAGTCTGTCCGGATTGCCAACAATATCCGGAGTTTCGCTTCCGGGATCTACATGTCTGGCTCAGGCACAGATGTACAATTTACAGATTGTAAGCTATACAATATCGGATGGACATCAAATGCCAGCAGCAGGCCTGAACCAAAAGATAATGCGAATCCATTCGTTATCATCGGTTCAACTGCAAACTCCTATAACCAGATCTATATTGGAAGCAATGAAGTTTATAATTGCAATACAGGTTACAGTGAAGGTCTTACTATAGCTGGAAATGTAGAAAACTTCCTGATCGAAAATAATACAATACATGACATCACCAATATCGGGATAGATATGACAGGTAATTATGCCTGGACAGGTGCACCCGCAAATGTAAATTTTGCACGCAATGGGAATGTGAAATACAATAAAGTTTACCGCTGTGTTTCACCTATAGCAACTTCTGCTGGTATTTATGTAGACGGAGCAAAATGGATCAATATTGAAGGAAATACCTGTTATGAGAACTCAACGGGGATCAGTGCTGGTTGTGAGAACGATAACAACAGCACAGATGGCATCAATATCAGAAGTAATTTCATCTATAATAATATAGAAGCTGGAATAATAATGGGCTCAAATGCAGCAAACAGTAAGGTTATTAATTCTACGATCACAAATAACACTTTATTTAAAAACTATTCAAAAACTGGTTGGGGAGGAGAAATCCATCTTCAAAATACAGATCATCTTACCATCAGGAACAATATTATTCAGTCTGCAAGTAATATTGTGATCGTAGCTTCTACTAATTATAACTCCACTAACCTGGTATTTGATTATAACAACTACTTCTCTGCTTCTGGTTCTTCGAACACTGTTACATTTGACTGGGCAGGGATTAACGGTACTACCTATGGCTCTTTTGCAGCGTTCAAAACGGCAACAGGTTTAGATACAAATTCAAATTATAGTACACCTTCCTTTGTTTCAGCAAGTTTGCCCAGCCCAAATCTTCATTTAGGCAGTACTTCTCTATGTATCAACAGAGGTTTACCCTCATTTGTAGCTCAACCCGGAGAATTTGATATCGATAAAGAAGCGAGAGTAAGAAATGGGCGCGTAGATATTGGAGCGGACGAATCAGCTTATTAA
- a CDS encoding phosphotransferase enzyme family protein: MKRIKNLFEITSQFKCHVDISSLKSYGTGHINDTYRLKNLVSEEHDYLLQKINHHVFKDVPRLTENICRVIAHLKNKMVMAGKGNPEKEVMTMVATKSGPYFYQDSNGEYWRMCHFLKNTKTYDVVETEKQAYEGGKAFGKFQAMLCDLSPEVMYEVIPDFHNIEKRLGQLAHAVNADSFDRVQQVLPELETIQASAKSMLFFQEDEQRLTLPMRVTHNDTKFNNVLLNLKGKAQCIIDLDTVMADYIAYDFGDAIRTIINTAAEDEPELSNIKLNLPLFNAYTKGYMEEAGQFMNEWELNSLIKGVLLLPYMQAVRFLTDYLNGDAYYKIESPHHNLQRTRAQLQLLKELLIQSPILEEVIFKEAGKHQLIKS; encoded by the coding sequence TTGAAAAGAATAAAGAATTTATTTGAAATCACCTCCCAGTTTAAATGTCATGTTGATATTTCTTCTCTTAAATCATATGGGACAGGGCATATCAATGATACCTACCGGCTGAAGAACCTGGTGAGCGAAGAGCATGACTATTTGCTTCAGAAAATCAATCATCATGTTTTTAAAGATGTTCCCAGGCTTACGGAAAACATATGCAGGGTTATTGCACATCTTAAAAATAAGATGGTTATGGCTGGTAAAGGTAACCCTGAGAAAGAGGTCATGACGATGGTTGCCACTAAATCGGGCCCTTATTTTTATCAGGATAGCAATGGTGAATATTGGAGAATGTGTCATTTTCTAAAGAATACCAAAACCTATGATGTGGTTGAAACCGAAAAGCAGGCTTATGAAGGTGGAAAAGCTTTCGGGAAATTTCAAGCTATGCTCTGCGACCTTTCTCCGGAAGTAATGTATGAGGTGATTCCTGATTTTCATAATATCGAAAAAAGGTTGGGGCAACTGGCACATGCGGTGAATGCAGATTCTTTTGACCGTGTTCAGCAGGTGTTACCGGAACTGGAAACCATACAAGCCAGCGCTAAGTCGATGCTGTTTTTTCAGGAGGATGAACAGCGGCTCACTTTGCCCATGCGGGTAACCCACAATGACACTAAGTTTAATAATGTGCTGTTGAATTTAAAAGGGAAAGCGCAATGTATCATAGATCTGGACACCGTAATGGCCGATTATATCGCTTATGATTTTGGGGATGCTATCCGCACGATCATTAATACAGCCGCTGAGGATGAACCAGAATTGTCAAATATCAAATTAAACCTTCCCCTATTTAACGCCTATACGAAAGGATATATGGAAGAAGCCGGGCAATTTATGAACGAGTGGGAGCTAAACTCATTAATCAAGGGTGTTCTGTTGTTGCCTTATATGCAGGCAGTCAGGTTTTTAACAGATTACCTTAACGGAGACGCTTATTATAAGATCGAGTCTCCTCATCATAATCTTCAACGTACCAGAGCACAACTTCAACTGCTAAAGGAGTTGCTCATCCAATCTCCGATTCTGGAAGAAGTAATATTTAAAGAGGCGGGAAAACATCAGTTAATTAAGAGCTAA
- a CDS encoding Gfo/Idh/MocA family protein, translating to MDRRHFCANGLVGLAGLTLMPSGVLFANAKDKVRLGYIGVGLRGRNHISEGLLRSDVEIVAICDTQESSLKYCRAQFVKAGKKLPAEYTGGLDAYKKLLERKDIDAVIIATPWEYHKEQSIDAMRAGKYVGCEVIAGITVADHWEILKVYEETKIPYMTLENVCYRRDVLAVLNMVRNNIFGEIVHLEGGYQHDLRGVLLNDGKNFDGKGGEFGPDTVGEAQWRTQWNADRNGDIYPTHGAGPIMNYIDINRGNRFTNLVSFASKSRGLHQYIEKASPGNKNLAVNFKNGDLVTTMLNCANGETVTLTHDTHLPRPYSLGFRVQGTRGLWMDVADSIYIEGESGTYDEWDKAKIWLDKYDHPLWKKHQHEADGAGHGGMDWFVFNAFIESVKQKIQTPIDIYDSLTMSVITPLSEKSIQEGNMPQQFPDFTKGKWKELKNTFALNTNF from the coding sequence ATGGATAGAAGACATTTTTGTGCCAACGGATTAGTTGGATTGGCGGGGCTTACTTTAATGCCGTCCGGAGTATTATTTGCTAATGCTAAAGACAAAGTCAGATTAGGTTATATAGGCGTGGGCTTAAGAGGGCGAAACCATATCAGCGAAGGACTTCTTCGTTCTGATGTGGAAATAGTTGCGATTTGTGATACGCAGGAAAGCTCTTTAAAGTATTGCCGCGCACAATTTGTAAAGGCAGGCAAGAAGCTTCCTGCCGAATATACAGGAGGGCTTGATGCCTATAAAAAACTGCTGGAAAGAAAAGATATAGATGCGGTAATTATTGCAACGCCATGGGAGTATCATAAAGAACAGTCTATTGATGCGATGAGAGCTGGAAAGTATGTTGGTTGTGAGGTGATTGCAGGTATTACGGTAGCAGATCACTGGGAAATCTTAAAGGTCTACGAAGAGACGAAAATCCCTTACATGACGCTTGAAAATGTTTGTTACCGCCGTGATGTACTCGCTGTATTGAACATGGTCAGGAATAATATTTTTGGGGAAATTGTTCATTTAGAGGGTGGATATCAGCATGATCTCAGAGGTGTTTTGCTGAATGATGGAAAAAACTTTGATGGAAAGGGTGGGGAATTTGGGCCGGATACAGTTGGTGAGGCTCAGTGGCGCACACAATGGAACGCAGACCGGAACGGAGACATTTACCCTACACATGGTGCTGGCCCGATTATGAATTATATCGATATCAATAGAGGTAACAGGTTTACAAACCTGGTTTCTTTTGCCTCAAAATCAAGAGGGTTGCACCAGTATATTGAGAAAGCATCTCCTGGAAATAAAAATCTTGCCGTAAACTTCAAAAATGGTGATCTGGTGACCACGATGCTGAACTGTGCAAACGGAGAAACGGTGACTTTAACACACGATACGCATTTACCCAGACCTTACTCTTTAGGATTCAGGGTACAGGGAACCCGCGGTTTGTGGATGGATGTAGCTGATTCCATTTACATAGAAGGTGAATCGGGAACTTATGATGAATGGGATAAAGCTAAAATATGGCTGGATAAATATGACCACCCACTATGGAAAAAGCATCAGCATGAGGCAGATGGTGCCGGCCACGGAGGGATGGATTGGTTTGTATTTAACGCTTTTATAGAGTCTGTTAAACAGAAGATACAAACCCCGATTGATATTTACGATTCGTTAACGATGAGCGTCATTACCCCGCTTTCTGAAAAGTCAATACAGGAAGGAAATATGCCACAGCAATTTCCTGATTTTACTAAAGGAAAATGGAAAGAGCTTAAAAATACATTTGCACTGAATACTAATTTTTAA